The Maridesulfovibrio frigidus DSM 17176 genome has a segment encoding these proteins:
- the arfB gene encoding alternative ribosome rescue aminoacyl-tRNA hydrolase ArfB, producing MITITPTLSIPDSEINFITSRSSGPGGQHANKTSSRVTLIFNLQESPTLSEHQKARILARISSRINSKGELHLSCEDHRSQFRNKEEAIERFKTIMANGLKPIISRRKTKVPYSTKRKRLNNKNKRAETKKSRSKPDY from the coding sequence ATGATAACTATCACACCCACATTGTCCATACCTGACAGTGAAATAAATTTTATTACTAGCCGCAGCTCAGGCCCGGGCGGACAGCACGCGAATAAGACCTCATCACGAGTGACTCTTATTTTTAATCTGCAAGAGTCCCCAACCTTAAGCGAACATCAAAAAGCAAGAATTCTTGCCAGAATTTCCAGTAGAATCAATAGCAAAGGCGAGTTGCACCTCTCTTGTGAGGATCATCGCAGCCAGTTTCGCAACAAAGAAGAAGCTATAGAACGATTCAAAACTATCATGGCAAATGGGCTGAAGCCGATCATAAGCAGGCGTAAAACCAAGGTGCCATATTCCACAAAACGTAAACGTCTAAACAATAAGAACAAACGTGCTGAAACCAAAAAGAGCCGTTCTAAACCAGATTATTAA
- a CDS encoding OmpA family protein translates to MKSALCTLFCFMLLLMGSVLHAQEGGFANNSDQILEMLLGPGDSAGDLYGLTGTAGMSGRVYLKIEFDINSAKIRREALPIANALGSAMTSKRGIDMSVLLKGHTDSDGDKKYNRSLSLKRAESVRKYLVSKFKIDPKRITVEGAGEDEPVVSNDTSKGRATNRRVEVVNTTGSKSVSIPAPKKNTTVKW, encoded by the coding sequence ATGAAATCTGCTCTCTGCACCCTTTTCTGTTTTATGCTTTTACTGATGGGCTCTGTGCTTCATGCTCAGGAAGGCGGATTCGCCAACAATTCAGACCAAATCCTTGAAATGCTTCTTGGACCAGGAGATTCTGCGGGGGATTTATACGGATTAACGGGCACTGCCGGCATGAGCGGAAGGGTTTATCTGAAAATTGAATTCGATATAAATTCTGCAAAAATAAGAAGAGAAGCTCTGCCCATTGCAAATGCTCTAGGTTCAGCAATGACCTCAAAGCGCGGCATAGATATGTCTGTTCTTTTAAAAGGTCACACCGACTCTGATGGCGATAAAAAATACAATAGATCACTAAGTCTCAAAAGAGCCGAGTCCGTACGCAAATATTTAGTCAGTAAGTTTAAAATTGATCCGAAAAGAATAACAGTTGAAGGCGCGGGCGAGGATGAACCGGTTGTTTCTAACGACACAAGCAAAGGAAGAGCTACCAACAGACGAGTTGAAGTCGTAAATACGACAGGTTCAAAGAGCGTCAGCATTCCAGCACCTAAGAAAAATACGACTGTTAAGTGGTAA
- a CDS encoding substrate-binding periplasmic protein: protein MKSYKIVIILALLITLPFPALAQTTQITLATHNWCPYGCYDENDVFDGCAVRVVKYSLKQMGVELDLIVVPWLRAQRMAKDGKVDGYFAASQNQERDRNGVRSSLIAEQRWNWYMLRDNKLDPSGADFKENATVAAFRGSNMLTWLKDNGYDVTASPPTTEQLLNMLLLGRFDAMLANDMVMTDKIMKQNLHGRFKVVTLLSKPLGVYFSNAFLKNNPNFLDTFNKHVEEYMKINPLPYDSFACPLLQ, encoded by the coding sequence ATGAAAAGTTATAAAATAGTAATTATACTGGCCTTGCTAATAACTCTACCATTTCCCGCATTGGCTCAGACTACGCAGATAACTCTGGCGACTCATAATTGGTGTCCCTATGGCTGTTATGATGAGAATGATGTCTTTGATGGCTGCGCGGTGCGAGTTGTGAAATATTCGTTAAAGCAGATGGGTGTGGAGCTAGACCTTATTGTTGTTCCTTGGCTCAGAGCTCAGCGCATGGCTAAAGACGGAAAAGTGGACGGATATTTTGCTGCATCTCAAAACCAAGAGCGAGACCGCAATGGAGTGCGATCGTCCTTAATCGCCGAGCAACGGTGGAATTGGTATATGCTTAGGGATAACAAGCTGGATCCAAGTGGAGCTGATTTTAAAGAGAACGCAACAGTAGCGGCATTCCGGGGCTCGAACATGCTTACGTGGCTGAAGGATAATGGTTATGACGTGACAGCGTCACCGCCAACAACTGAGCAGTTGCTTAATATGCTTCTACTTGGACGTTTCGATGCCATGCTTGCAAATGATATGGTCATGACAGATAAAATTATGAAACAAAATCTTCATGGTCGCTTTAAGGTCGTGACTCTTCTTAGCAAACCGCTAGGTGTATATTTTTCAAACGCGTTTTTAAAAAATAATCCCAATTTTTTAGACACATTCAATAAACATGTTGAAGAGTACATGAAAATTAATCCGCTTCCTTACGATTCCTTCGCCTGCCCGCTGCTCCAGTAA
- a CDS encoding RHS repeat-associated core domain-containing protein, giving the protein MTIAPHPNSAGLIIFGYRDYDPAIGRFLTPDPMGYNGGASPFPSNLPLTFTIQVDHII; this is encoded by the coding sequence ATAACAATAGCCCCGCACCCAAATAGTGCGGGGCTTATTATTTTCGGATATCGCGATTACGACCCTGCCATCGGACGGTTTCTCACTCCAGACCCTATGGGCTATAATGGCGGAGCAAGCCCTTTTCCCTCCAATTTACCCTTGACCTTTACTATACAGGTAGATCATATAATATAG
- a CDS encoding RHS repeat-associated core domain-containing protein, translating to MRGSPFSGYRDYDPTIGRFTTPDPIGLAGGDVDVYGYCLDDPTNFHDRTGLAGQSQESKDELADTVINELISTKAPSVTANEEYKKGNVEGSGIPKSGQAPKSTKSAGDDRSDVDASKEKIANDKQNADKEEVNSPKAEKSKLTLRQLGIAAAKWGLSGAAIGAPVGMLYEVGSKAIADTLGIDEETQEYLREAMGNIISKKEKRD from the coding sequence GTGCGGGGCTCACCATTTTCCGGCTATCGCGATTACGACCCCACCATCGGCAGATTCACCACACCCGACCCTATCGGTTTAGCTGGCGGGGATGTGGATGTTTATGGCTACTGTTTGGATGATCCAACTAACTTTCACGATCGCACAGGGTTGGCGGGCCAGAGTCAGGAATCGAAGGACGAATTAGCCGATACTGTGATTAACGAGCTTATTAGCACTAAGGCGCCGAGCGTTACTGCCAACGAAGAATATAAGAAAGGGAATGTTGAGGGGAGTGGGATTCCGAAGAGTGGGCAAGCGCCCAAAAGCACTAAGAGTGCAGGAGATGATCGGAGTGATGTCGATGCTTCAAAAGAAAAAATCGCTAACGACAAGCAAAATGCCGATAAAGAAGAAGTAAACTCCCCAAAAGCGGAAAAGTCTAAACTTACACTTAGGCAGCTTGGTATTGCGGCAGCTAAATGGGGGTTATCCGGTGCTGCAATTGGTGCTCCTGTCGGCATGCTCTATGAAGTGGGTTCAAAAGCCATTGCTGATACTCTGGGAATAGATGAAGAGACACAAGAATATTTACGCGAAGCCATGGGTAATATAATTTCAAAGAAGGAAAAACGTGACTAG
- a CDS encoding RHS repeat domain-containing protein → MSDLDGYYLRKKEQSELHMGEILYHKSMKPEEKLEKLYEIVEPMEFGVDPNANYQQRFFSEFNNSERMYPKMLKGQRKSLWDRRYSEMEDLIETRNKAKSQVHTNFMLSNPELELVKDLHNTEYGKGLMAEVARNQRRRPESGTGESIHDELERDSVDMEAIPQFQSKPFMIPGKDESFAKLDLERDDNGRVIRRSFDVYPIKIEYRYEYDGEGRLKNVYCDRNTTEDYRYGEYGERIAIETYRGRPNRYTYNDNLQLVLTGKIKYNYDDKGCLISRNEFGEITQYSYLESGPLCEVILPDGKRIEYTYNAVGQRVSKAVNGKIVETYLWQDLTTLLVVADEKGNNAKIFRYDEEGDPIGMIYQDKKYLFATDQVGTIFLVADDKGNELKRVIYDSFGNLLVDTNKKFDTCVGFAAGLADKDTGLVHFGYREYDPRIGRFITPDPVGFAGGDVDVYGYCLDDPINFVDRTGLAQVHERRLKGLEWLDGPIVNGIKEGLKKSPMGVIYAPLDGLVDKALDVANIKLKHEYIKYDKADESKNEKSNSGFSSTGVKHDEKGDSTPVGEHFDDHIMRQAEKNIDKTGKYKEGKYKVVGNNCQDYTDDVRKEYKRLQN, encoded by the coding sequence ATGAGTGATTTAGATGGTTACTATCTTAGAAAAAAGGAGCAGAGCGAACTTCATATGGGTGAGATTCTGTATCATAAGTCCATGAAACCAGAGGAAAAACTTGAGAAATTGTATGAGATCGTAGAGCCGATGGAATTCGGCGTTGATCCGAATGCAAATTATCAGCAGCGCTTTTTTTCAGAGTTCAACAACTCCGAAAGAATGTATCCTAAAATGCTGAAAGGTCAGCGCAAGTCTCTTTGGGATCGCAGATATAGCGAGATGGAAGACCTTATCGAGACACGCAATAAAGCGAAATCTCAGGTCCACACCAATTTCATGTTGAGCAATCCGGAATTGGAGCTAGTTAAGGACCTGCACAATACAGAATACGGTAAAGGATTAATGGCAGAAGTGGCGAGAAATCAGCGGAGACGTCCTGAATCAGGAACTGGCGAATCTATCCATGATGAATTGGAACGTGATTCTGTAGACATGGAAGCCATACCGCAGTTTCAGTCGAAGCCGTTCATGATTCCGGGGAAGGATGAATCTTTCGCGAAGCTTGACCTTGAAAGGGATGATAACGGTAGGGTAATTCGGAGATCGTTTGATGTTTACCCTATAAAAATCGAATACCGGTACGAATATGATGGCGAGGGTAGGCTTAAAAATGTTTATTGCGATCGCAACACTACCGAAGATTATCGCTACGGTGAGTACGGCGAAAGAATCGCGATTGAAACTTACCGTGGAAGACCGAATAGATATACTTACAATGACAATCTGCAACTCGTGCTGACTGGTAAAATTAAATATAACTATGATGACAAAGGATGTCTGATTTCGAGGAATGAATTCGGTGAAATTACTCAATATTCGTACTTAGAATCAGGACCGCTTTGTGAAGTGATTCTGCCGGATGGTAAGCGGATTGAATACACTTACAACGCTGTCGGACAGAGGGTTTCTAAGGCTGTTAACGGTAAGATTGTCGAGACTTATTTGTGGCAAGATTTGACTACGTTGCTGGTAGTCGCTGACGAGAAAGGCAATAATGCGAAGATCTTTAGGTACGATGAAGAAGGCGATCCGATCGGTATGATTTACCAAGATAAGAAGTATCTTTTTGCCACTGATCAAGTCGGAACGATATTTCTGGTTGCAGATGATAAAGGTAATGAGCTAAAACGAGTTATATATGATTCGTTTGGGAATCTACTTGTCGATACAAATAAGAAGTTTGATACCTGTGTAGGATTCGCAGCAGGGCTTGCAGATAAAGATACAGGGTTAGTTCATTTCGGATATCGTGAATACGATCCTCGCATCGGCAGATTTATAACTCCCGACCCGGTCGGTTTCGCTGGCGGGGATGTGGATGTATATGGTTATTGTCTGGACGATCCTATTAATTTTGTGGATCGGACGGGGTTGGCGCAGGTCCATGAAAGACGGTTGAAAGGCCTTGAGTGGTTAGATGGACCGATTGTCAACGGCATAAAAGAGGGTCTTAAAAAATCTCCTATGGGGGTAATTTATGCTCCACTTGACGGTCTCGTTGACAAGGCCCTTGATGTCGCAAACATCAAGCTTAAACATGAATATATAAAGTATGACAAGGCAGATGAAAGTAAAAACGAAAAGTCAAATTCGGGATTTTCGTCAACTGGAGTTAAGCATGACGAAAAAGGAGATTCGACTCCGGTAGGAGAACATTTTGATGACCATATTATGCGCCAAGCAGAGAAGAACATTGACAAAACAGGAAAGTATAAAGAAGGAAAATACAAAGTGGTAGGAAACAACTGTCAAGACTATACAGATGATGTGAGAAAAGAATATAAACGGCTACAGAATTAG
- a CDS encoding FKBP-type peptidyl-prolyl cis-trans isomerase — MSQAKDGDKIRVHYAGSLEDGTEFDSSYKRGEPLEITLGQGMLIKGFEDAVVGLEAGGKVKTTISPEDGYGPYHDEHTFEVDRSQVPPEIKPEVGMMLQVNTDQGVTNVTIKTVSDEKVVLDGNHPLAGQTMIFEIELVEILAS; from the coding sequence ATGTCTCAGGCTAAAGATGGCGATAAGATTCGCGTACATTATGCGGGTTCTCTCGAAGACGGAACAGAGTTCGATTCCTCATACAAAAGAGGCGAGCCTCTCGAGATTACTCTCGGACAGGGTATGCTCATCAAAGGATTTGAAGATGCAGTTGTTGGCCTTGAAGCCGGCGGTAAAGTAAAAACTACTATCAGCCCTGAAGATGGATACGGTCCTTACCACGACGAGCACACATTTGAAGTAGATCGCTCTCAGGTGCCACCGGAAATCAAACCAGAAGTAGGCATGATGCTACAGGTTAATACCGATCAGGGTGTTACTAACGTGACTATTAAAACCGTTTCTGATGAAAAAGTAGTTCTCGACGGCAACCACCCTCTCGCTGGTCAGACAATGATCTTCGAAATTGAATTGGTTGAAATTCTCGCTTCCTAA
- a CDS encoding Trm112 family protein, with the protein MALNKELVDILVCPKCKGELELLSGEVGLSCSACKVVYPVKDEIPIMLVDEAIPADQWEKK; encoded by the coding sequence ATGGCTCTGAATAAAGAATTAGTTGATATCCTCGTTTGTCCCAAGTGCAAAGGTGAGTTGGAACTTTTAAGTGGAGAAGTCGGCCTTAGTTGCAGTGCATGCAAAGTCGTTTATCCCGTAAAAGATGAAATCCCCATCATGCTTGTTGATGAAGCAATTCCCGCTGATCAGTGGGAAAAGAAGTAA
- a CDS encoding PHP domain-containing protein has translation MPGIDLHTHSTASDGTLTPTELIIAAKEAGLVAIALTDHDTINGLPEAVKAGEKHGIEVIPGCELSVESDVGVLHIVGLWVDPYSAFLQQTFEAVIKKRATRNIDMVKKLQDIGVDITMEEVLENAAGTVGRPHIAKILLEKKYVHSFDEAFENYLGKNGKAYIPKNSLPPEKALHLLKSTNATSILAHPFLLSKDEAVLDRKVKELKGIGLDGIEVYYNSHTPGMMGICKRLARKYDLVASGGSDFHGDVKPEIKLGRGSGKLFVHDSVLDDLKSLRQSKGLEI, from the coding sequence TTGCCTGGAATTGATCTTCATACTCATTCGACAGCCTCAGATGGGACCTTAACCCCTACTGAGTTAATTATTGCCGCCAAAGAAGCAGGACTCGTCGCTATTGCGCTTACCGATCATGACACTATAAATGGTTTGCCTGAAGCCGTTAAAGCCGGAGAAAAGCACGGCATTGAAGTCATTCCGGGGTGCGAGCTGAGTGTAGAGTCTGACGTCGGGGTACTTCATATAGTAGGGCTTTGGGTTGATCCATATTCAGCTTTTTTACAGCAGACTTTTGAGGCCGTTATTAAAAAGCGAGCCACACGAAACATTGATATGGTGAAAAAGCTTCAAGATATCGGTGTAGATATCACCATGGAAGAAGTTCTGGAAAATGCAGCCGGAACCGTAGGTCGCCCGCATATAGCTAAAATTTTACTTGAAAAAAAATATGTACATTCTTTTGATGAGGCCTTTGAGAATTATTTAGGCAAAAACGGAAAGGCTTACATCCCTAAAAACAGTCTTCCGCCTGAAAAGGCTCTGCATTTATTGAAATCTACCAATGCAACATCCATTCTTGCCCACCCTTTTTTACTGAGCAAGGATGAAGCTGTTCTAGACAGAAAAGTTAAGGAACTTAAGGGAATAGGACTTGATGGGATTGAGGTATACTATAATTCCCATACACCGGGAATGATGGGGATATGCAAACGACTTGCCCGTAAGTATGATCTCGTTGCCAGCGGAGGTTCCGACTTTCACGGAGATGTTAAGCCTGAAATTAAGCTCGGGCGCGGCTCGGGAAAATTGTTTGTACACGATAGTGTGCTTGACGACCTTAAATCCCTCAGGCAATCCAAAGGCCTAGAAATTTAA